The Gloeobacter violaceus PCC 7421 DNA window TGCCGGGGGACGGCCGCTTCTGCCTCCTCGGGCGATTCGAAAGGGCCGAACAGATATAGATAAGGTTCGTCGGTGGCTATCTCCAGCCACCAGGCCATAGTGTTTTCGGTGAAATGAGAACGTTGCATCCTGCTCTCCAGGAAATTCGTGGTGGTTTTGAGATTGAGAAACAAATGCTTGTACGGGGGGACTTCAGCTAGACTTTTTCATTCTTGAGGAGCCTTGTATCCAAAAATGTTACTCCTGTACTGGCGAATTGGAAATAAAAAAAACTCCGCATTTTGACACCCGCGCCAGCCGATCTTACACCGCCGATGGCGGCTGGTTTGCAGGCATCAGGTGAGCAATCTGATCGAGGCTGGCGCGGATCGTATGGGCGGAGCGGTACAGTGCAGCTTTTTCCTCCGTCTCCAGAGTCAGTTCGACCACCCGCTCGACACCGTGGCGGCTGAGGATGACCGGCACACCCATGTGGATGTTCCTCAAACCGTACTCGCCGCTCAGGTAGGCGGCGACCGGCAGCAGACGCCGTTCGTCGCCCAACAAAGTCTCGATCATCCGGGCGGCGGCGGCGGCCGGGGCATAGTAAGCGCCGCCGCGCTTGAGCAGATGAACAATCTCAGCTCCGCCGGTGCGGGTGCGCTCGATCAGTGCGTCGATCCGGGCGGAACTCAACAGTTGTGTCAGAGGAACGCCCGAGATGGTGGTGTAACGAGGCAGCGGCACCATCAGATCTCCATGTCCGCCCAACACCATCGCCCGGATATCGCGCACCGAAAATCCCAGTTCCCAGGCAATAAATGTTTCGAAGCGGGCGGCATCGAGCACCCCCGCCATGCCCATTACCCGTTCAGGGACAAGACCACTCGCCCGCCAGGCGACATGGCTCATCGCGTCGAGGGGATTGGTAACCACCACCACGGTTGCCTCCGGGGAGTGGGCAACCGCCTTTTGCGTCACCTCAAAAACGATGCGGGTGTTGGTCAGCAGCAGGTCGTCGCGGCTCATGCCGGGCTGGCGGGCAAATCCGGCCGCCACCACCAGCACATCCGACCCGGCGGTCTGGGCGTAGTCGTTGGTGCCGGTGATCCGACAAGTGTGTCCCTCGACGCCGCAGGCTTCAAGCAGGTCGAGGGTGATCCCCTGGGGACGGCCTTCGACGATATCAAGCAACACTACATCGGCAACGTTGCCCTGGATGAGCCTTTGGGCAAGGGCGCTTCCGACATTGCCCGCACCCAGGATCGACACTTTGCTTTCCCGGCAGGAACGAGCGGCCATAGAATCCCCTCCTGGAGCCTATTTTACTCCTTTGCCGGCACACTTGCCCGGGTCGGCGCTGCTGCCGAACTGCCGATGCACCCGGGGTAGATCTACACCACGCCGGACACCCTCCCTCTGGCCCGTGCCGCCGACACGGCCTACCATGTAAGCTACCGATTTTTTGAATCCACCGCCCCGGGGGCTGTTTAGCAATGACTCAAGCGCCGATTGGTCCTGCCTACCCGCTGCTGCAGAACCGCACCTGCAGCAATTGTGGTCTGTGCTTTCATGCCCAGTTCGAAGCGCACGTCGAGGAAATCTGCCCATTCGAGGACGATCGGGTGAGTGAGCGCGAAGTGCAGTTGCACGGCCGTAGCCGCCGGTTGTCGGGCGACGAGCTGTACTTTGGGGTGTTCCGCTCGATGCACGCTGCCCGATTAAGCACGCCCCGCCCCGATAGCCAGACCGGTGGTGCCGTGAGCACCCTCCTGGAGCGGTTGCTGGATAGCGGCAAAGTCGAGGCGGTACTCACCACCCGCCGCAACCCCGACAACACCGGCACGCCGGTATTGGTGCGCCACGCGGCGGAACTGGCGCACACCGGCGGCTCGCGCTGGGATCTAGCTCCGATTCTGGATCTGGTGCCTGAGGTCAAAAGACAGGGTATCCGTCGGCTGGCGGTGGTCGGCGTCGGTTGCCAGGTGAGTGCTTTGCGGGCCATCGAAGCACAACTGGGCCTCGAAAAGCTTTATGTCGTCGGTCTGGTGTGCACCGACAACATGACCTTCGCCAACTGGCAGCGCCTGATTAAAACCACCAGCCGCTCGCCGCGTACGGTCAAAAAGCTCGAATTTATGGCCGATTTTCGCATCTGGTTCTGGCACGAGAACGGTGCGATCGAGAAGGTGAGCTACTTCGAGATGCCCATGGACAAGCTTCGGGGTTGTTTTCCCCAGGCGTGCCTGTCCTGTTTCGATCAGACCAATGGCCTTGCGGATTTGAGCGTCGGGTATATGGCCGCCGATATCGGCTGGCAGTGGTTTCTTGTGCGTAATGAGCAGGGAGAAGCGCTTTTCAACCTGCTGCGAGACGACCTCGAAATGGGTCGGTTCACCGACCGCGGCAACCGCAGCGAGGCGATGAAACAGATTCTGCGCTACCTGGGCAAACCGGCCATCACGCTGCCGAGTTTGCTGGCGCAGCTATTCACCTGGCAAGTCGAGCACTTCGGGCCGCGCGGCCTCGAATTTGCCCGCCTCGCCGTCGAAAACAAGCAGACGCGCAACTGGTACTACCTGAAGACGCACCGCCCGGACAAGCTCAAAAAACTGATCCCCCGCCACGTCCAGGCGATTCTTGATCAGTACAGGCTCAAGTGAGCTTTAGGACGGCGCCGCAATCGCAGTGTAATCGGGCGGAGGGAATCTCAATCACTGCTTTTGCAGAAGCTGAAGAATCTGCTGGTTTTCGCTTTGCAGCTGGCGGGTATCCTCGCGGATGGCGCGAATCTCGCCGTGCAGTGCGTCGTGGCGGCGGGCGGTGACCGCGTGCAGCGTCTCGGTGCGCCGCTCGACTCCGGACTGGAGCGAGAGGGCCTGCTGGATGTAGGAATCCACCAGATTCTCGACATTGCAGGCGATCGCCTGCAAGTCACGCGACTGGGTGGCGATCATCTCCGAGAGAGTCTGCACACTGCGGTTGGTATCGGCAATCTGACCGCACAGGGCATCGAGCGAGCGGAAGTGGACTGCGGCGAGGGTATGCAATTCGGTCAGCGCTTGCACGTTTGCTTCGGCCAGGCAGGTCAGGCGGTCGAGACGGGCATCGAAATTGTCGGCTCCTTGTGCACTCATGAAGGGGATTTTTCCTTTGTCCGAGTTTGTGCAATTTTTATCATGTTCTGCACGATAAACAAAAGCAATAGCAATTCTCGTCTACTGAGCGGCGGGGAGCGCCGCTAGGGGTGCGGGTAGCCCCGGGGGGTGATCAGCCGGTCGCCCCGGCGGAAGGTGGCGCGGTTGCCGATGAGGACCGTGGTAAGCATGTCGACGGATTCCAAAGGGAGATCAGCCAGGGTGTGCAGGCTGACCTGCTCGTCGGGGCGGTAGGCGCAGCGCACCAGAGCGACGGGGGTAGCCGGATCGCGGTGGGCGAGCAGGATTTCGCGCGCCTGGGCAATTTGTTGGGTGCGCGAAGCGGAGCGGGGGTTGTAGAGGGCGACGACAAAATCGGCCCGGGCGGCGGCTTCAAGCCGGGTGCAGATCGTCTGCCAGGGCGTGAGCAAGTCCGAGAGGCTGATGGCGCAAAAGTCGTGCATCAGCGGGGCGCCGACGCGGGCGGCGGCGGCTTGCAGGGCGGTAATTCCGGGCAGGACATCCACGGCGGGAGCTTGGCCGTTCCAACCGCCCCGGGCCAGCCGCTCAAACACCAGCCCGGCCATGCCGTAGATACCCGCATCGCCGCTGGAGATGACCGCCACCGCCAGACCTCGCCTCGCCAGGGCGATAGCCCGCTCGGCGCGCGCCACCTCCTGGGTAATTGGGCTGGTCTCGACGATCTGGGTGGGTGCAAGCAGCGGCCGAATCAGATCGATATAGAGTTGATAGCCAATCACCACCTGGGCCGCTCCCAGGGCGGCGCGGGCAGCGGGAGTAATCTGATCGAGCGCTCCTGGGCCGCTGCCAATCAGCAGCAGTCTGCCCGGCGCCGGGTTGAATTCCTGAATGGCAACGGCGGCGGCTACCGTGCAGGCGCCCGCTCCGGCCGCCTTAAATACGCGCTTGGGGGCCGCCAGTTGCAAAGCCTCGCCCGCCAACAGGGCCGCAGCCTCGGCCACCGAGGGAGTCCCCACACAGTCCGCCACGGCCTGCGAAGGGTTGGGTACCGGGCAGCGGGCCAGCGTGGCGGCGTCGAAAAAGCGCACGGGCCAGCCGTGGCGCTCGGCCACCGCCAGCAGTCCCGCTTCGTCGGCTTTGATATCCAGACTGGCAATCCCCGCCACCGCCTCGAAGGCCAGCCCCGCCCCGGCCAGCGCCTGCCGGATCGATTGCTCGAGAAAGTCGGCGGCGATCCCCCGCTCGCAGCCGACCCCCAGCCAGATCACCCGCGGATGCCAGCACACCGTGGGCAGGGTGCCGGCGGTTGGCAGCCGGTGGCTGATCCACAGCCTGCCTGCCGCCGCCGCGGTATCCACAAACGGGTGGCTCTCGGGCAGGGCGGCGCGCCAGAGGTCGAGGCCGCACTCCTGCACCACCTGCACCGGCTCCCCCGCTGCCACCAGGGCCGCTACGCGGTTCCAGTCGGAAGCTTCCCCGGCTTGCCAGCCATAAGCTTTGCCCAACAAGTCGACCGGCGGCAGGCCGTGGCGGCCGCCGGCGCCGGTGAGCACGGCCGTGGCGCTCAGCAGTGCGGCGATTCGCTCGGCCAGGGCGTCCGCGCCCCCGATGTGGCCCGCGCTCACGCTCACAGCAAAGCGTCCCGCCTCGTCAATAACCACCACGCCCGGATCGGTGCGCTTGTCGGCGAGCAGGGGCGCAATCAGCCGCACCACTGCCCCGACCGCCAGCACAAAGACCAGTTGCCCCGCCTCGCGCCAGGCGCTTTCCAGTTCGCCGAGCGGTCGCTTCCAGAGCATTGCTTCGGGCAACAGCGCCTGCAGGGCCTGGGCCAGTTTCCGCCCCGCCGTCGTGGGAGCAATCAGATACACAGGTTTGGGCTGAGTCACAGGCGCCTTGTTTCTCGGCGGTGCATTCTAGCACGCAGCCGCTGCGGGGCACCTTTCGGCCAGGCTGCCTGTCTCGGGGCTTGACGGGCATTGCGTCTACTAATAAATTAATATCAGCGAAATGCCTGTCTTGTTGCTGCGTTCTGGATTTCCACGGGTGGTAAGGCTCGCCGAGGCGACTGATCGGCGAAGCCGTGCGATCGATTAGCCAAGGAAATTCGCCATGCAAAAGTTTGTTGCTGCTTTGTTTGCGCTTGTACTTGCCCTTGGTGCTGTTCGGCCTGTGACGGCCTACCCGCCGATTGCTCGCGATCAGCCGGACCTGGCCATTGATGGGACGACCCGCGCAACGGTGATTGAGAAAATGCTGGCTGCGCTGGAGCGCGGCTACGTTTTTCCGGAGGTGGCAACGCGGCTGGTGGCCGATATCCGGCGGCGTGTGCACAAGCAAGAGTACGAAAACATTGCAAGTGCCCGCATTCTGGCGGCGGTGCTCACCGACAATCTGCAGCAACTCAGCCGCGATCGGCACCTGCGGGTCGTCTACAGTCACAAACCCCTCTCGACTTTGCAACAGCCGGCGCAGGCCGAGCGGTTCAACAGTTGGCGCAACCATGGCTTTCAAAAAGTCGAGCGCCTGGCGGGCAACATCGGCTATCTCGAACTGCACGGCTTTGTCACCCCGGCTCAGGCGGCTGAGACGGCAGCGGCGGCGATGCGCTTTGTGGCCTACACCGACGCGCTCATTATCGATCTGCGCGCCAACGGCGGCGGCAGTCCCCGGATGGTGGCGCTGCTGAGCTCCTACTTGCTCGAGGGCAAACCTGTTCACCTCAACACGATCTACGCGCGCCCCAACGACAGCAAAAGCGAGACCTGGACGAGCGCGGATCTGCCCTCACCACGCTTTTTAGACAAGGAGGTGTATCTGCTTACCAGCCGCAAGACCTTCTCGGCCGCCGAAGAATTTGCCTACAACCTCAAAGCCCTGGGCCGGGTCACCATTGTTGGCGAGACCACCGCCGGGGGCGCCCACCCGGGCAGCTTGGAGCGTTTGGACGAACACTTTGGCGTCTTCATCCCCTACGCCCGTTCGGTGAACCCGATCACCGGCACCAACTGGGAAGGCACCGGGGTGGCTCCGGACATCGCCGTCCCGGCCGAACTGGCCCTCAAGACCGCCCACATCGCCGCGATGGAGAAAGTGCTCGCCCGCAGCAGCGACGAATTTGCCAGCGACGATCTGCGCAAATCAATCGCCGCTGCCCAAGTAGAACTCGACGAACTCAAGAAGAAGCTCGCTTCGGTGCCAAGCGGTAGAATGCAGCACTCAGCCCGCATAGATGCAGGCTAAAACTCCAATTCGCATAGCCAGGAGGTATGGCTCTTGTCTCAATAGAGGGCAATAGTATATTTGATTCAGTGAATGAGGGGTGTCATCATAAGAAAGGGGTTCTCAGTGATTCCCGAGGTCGCGGTGGCGCAACTTTATATTATTGGGGGTCGTACCATCATGGACAGAATTTCTGAATCGTTGCTAAACGAGTTTTCTGCTGTGCACGGAATTACGCTTTTGCCAGAGGAAAAGCGCTTTGAGCACTTCGCTTCCTACGTTACTGTCAAGCGCCATCACAGCGAAACTTTTGACACTGAGGACCTAGTTATGGGTGCTGGTGGAGACACGGGGATCGACGGCATCGCAATTATCGTGAACGGCTCTCTGATTACCGATGTGGAGAGCTTTGAGCAACTGGCAGAAAAAGCGGGCAATCTAGATGTATTGTTTGTCTTTGTTCAGGCAGAGCGAAGCGCAAGCTTTGAAGCTGCAAAAATTGGAACTTTCGGCTTTGGGGTAATTGACTTCTTTAAGGAGTCAGGCCACAGTATGATTCGAAGTGAGCGTATCTCAGCCTCTGCCGAAATCATGACAGCTATATACAAGCGTAGCAGCAAGTTCAACCGAAGCAATCCAGCCTGTTGGCTTAATTATGTTACCACCGGAAAGTGGGTTGGCGATACCGTCTTGGAAGCACGCCGATCTGCAGTTGTCAGCGACCTAAAGGGAACAGGACTCTTTAGCAAGGTAGAGTTTGTTCCAGTAGACGCAGAGGAACTCCAAAGACTTTACCGGCAGACCAAGAACGCAGTCTCTAGGGAATTCTTGTTCACGAATCGTACCGTAGTTCCAGAGGTGCCAGGAGTTAGTGAGGCATACCTTGGCTTCTTGCCGGTCTCTGAATTCATCAAGCTTCTTCAGGATGACAATGGAGAAATCATAGGTGGCCTGTTCTACGACAACGTAAGGGACTGGCAGGATTATAACCAGGTCAATTCCGAAATCAAGGCGACCCTTGAATCTGAAGCGAGCGACCGCTTCGTCCTGATGAATAATGGGGTCACGATCATCGCGAACAAAGTTCAGCCAACAGGGAACAAGTTCTACATAGAGGATTACCAGATCGTTAACGGATGCCAGACTAGCCATGTTCTATTCAACAACCGGGACAAACTTAATGACCGCGTGATGGTTCCCGTTCGGTTGATCGGTACACAAGACGAAGGCATTACAAACGCAATCATACGGGCAACGAATCGGCAGACCGAGGTCAAGGAGGAGCAGTTTTTTGCTCTGCAGGAGTTCCCGAAAGAACTAGAGTTGTACTTTCAGTCGTTCCCTGATTCGCACAAACTTTACTACGAGCGTCGATCTCGGCAGTATGATCGGCTTAGCATAGAGAAGACGCGCATTGTTGTCCCTTCCAATCTCGTAAAAGCGGTCGCTGCAATGTTTCTTGGCGAGCCGCACAGAACGACGCGAAACTACGGTGCAATATCGAGCAAGGTTAGCAAGGACATCTTCGTGAAGGGGCATAAGATGGAACCGTATTATACGGCCGCCCTGTGCCTCTACAAGCTGGAGTATGTGTTTCGGAACCGGCGCTTAGAGCCAAAGTACAAGCCGGCCCGTTTCCATATCCTGCTCGCAGCAAGGATGCTTGTCAACTCTGATCCATTGCCTCAATGGAACTCACGAGAGATGGAGAGATACTGCAATCCAATCATGGAGATTCTTTGGGACGGTGTAAAGGCAGATGAATTGATGACACGAGCCGCCGCGATTATTGATGAAGTTGCGGCCGACAACTTTCATCGGGACAACATCAGAACTGAGCCGTTCACTCGAAAGGTTGTCGAGCGCTGTACGGATGCAAACAAAGTGGTAAGGTCTGGGGGACAGTGAGAAATTGCGAACGAGCACTCCACTGGACAGGAAGCGTTTGCGAACTTAATGGACCAATTGTTATCTGTGCCGCATTCAAAGATTCAGCAGTGTGTCTAAGAACAACAGAAGCAAGCCGAACATAACTGCGTATGCACTGGCCGAAGCGAAAGCCGCCTACTTCTTCCGCCGTTTTCTCCGGCTCTGCCGAACCGTCTTAGTCGTCATAGCGTAGAGGGAAGAAGTTGGGGCTTGCCGAGAGGTTTGTTGTTTTCGATGTACTTGCCCCCAATCTGTCCCTCCACTTCACTAAAGCGATCTTCGTCATTCATCCCCTTGCGATTATTAAACCCAAACGCTTGTTCGTCGATGTAATGGAATAGGTGGAACGGTTTGATGCTGATGCACGTGCCGTGCAGTTCATACTTGAAGAGAAACCAGGAATCTCTTCGCGACAACTTTACGAGGCGTTGCGCAGGTCGGTGGCGGTGATTCCCTCCAGGACAAGGCCGTAGCCGAGTCCCTCGCTCACCAGACGCTTGAGGCGTTGGGTGAGGGCGACGCGGGTGTAGCGCAGCGTCAGGGTGGGCTGGTGGGCCAGTTGCTCGGCCAACTGTTGGGCGCGCTCCATCAGCTTTTCGTCTGGCAGCATTTCGTTGACCACCCCTAGGTCTAAAGCCTCCTGGGCGGTGAGTTTTTGCTGGGTGAGCAGGAAGTAGCGCCCCCGCGAAGGGCCGAGCACCAGCGGCCACAGTACATGTACGCCGTCGCCCGGCACGATCCCGGCGTTGAGGTGGGGCATGTCCTGGAAGACGGCGCTCTGGGCGGCAAGCACGATGTCGCTGGTCAGAATGTATTCGGTGTGCAGCAAAGCCGGGCCGTTGACGGCGGTGATCACCGGCACCTCGATGTCGAGCAGGTTCTGCAGGACTTTTTTGCCCTCCCAGTAAGTCTTGTCCCACTCGCGCGGGTTGGTGACATCTCCGAGGCTGGCAAAGTCGATCTGGTCCATCCAGGCGTTGCCGGTGCCCGTCAGGATCACCACCCGGTTGTCGCGGTCGCGGCTGATATCGTAAAAAGCATCGACAAACTCGCGGTGGGTCTTGCCGGTGAAGACCAATGGCCCGCCCTGAGTGTGCATCCTGACGGTGAGGATGCCCTGTTCGTCGCGGGTGAAGATTAAGTTTTCGTATTTGCTGAAGTATTCCGGTTGCACAGTAGCCATGGTCCGATCCTCCTGAATGGGTGCGGTGGAAACGATTTACATCAGGGCGCGGCCAACGCTCGCGCCGCCGTCGACAAAGAGCGTCTGGCCGGTGATAAAAGCGGCGTCCTCGCTGAGCAAAAAGGCGACCGCCGCGGCGATCTCCGACGGGTGGCCGAAGCGGCCTACAGGAACTTGCGCGAGCAAGCGCGCCTCCGAGGCGCTCCCAGGCGGATGGTTCTTGCGAAACAGCTCCGTCTCGGTGGGGCCGGGGGCGACGGCGTTGACGGTGATGCCCGTCTTCGCCAGTTCAAGCGCCCAGGTGCGGGTCATGGCGATCAGGCCCGCCTTGGCGGCGGCATAGCCGGTGCGCTCGGTCCAGCCGAGGGCGACCAGGCTCGCGATGTTGACAATCCGCCCCCAACCGGCGGCGCGCATCGCAGGCAATGCCGCCTGGGTCATCTGCACCGCCGGGAGCAAGTTGAAATCGAGAACTTCGAGCATTTCGCCCGGATCGATATCTCCCAGCGCCCGCAGCTGAACCAAACCGGCGTTGTTCACAACACCGTCGAGGACGAACCGGCCGGTCACTTCCTGCAGCACAGCCTTGGTCGCTTCGCGATTTGCTAGATCGGCCGGGAAGAATATTCCCGGAAAACCGTCTGGAGGTGCGTTTCTAGCCAGACCGACGACCCGATGCCCGGCTCAGGTCAGCCGCTCGGCGATGGCCAGACCGATGCCCCTGGTCGCACCGCTCACTAAAACCGTCCGTGATCTGGAATTGGCATTCATGTCTGGCTGTCCGTCGGAGTCTGGGGTTTGGAAGCAAAATCCTCGCCTGACAAAACTCTAAATTCATTCATATAGCTTTGAGAAGATGGAAAAAAGCCATAACATATATTCCAAGTAAGTATGAATTCAGGTCATGGATCGCATCGCCTGCATGCGCAGTTTCGTCCGCGCCGTCGAGACCGGCAGCTTCTCGGCGGTGGCGCGGGAAATGGCTACCACCCAGCCGACCGTCAGCAAGCAAATCGCGGCATTGGAGGAGCACCTGGGTGCGCGGCTATTGGTGCGCTCGACCCGCAGGCTCGGCCCCACCGAGGAGGGTGAGCGCTACTACCGCCAGTGCAGACGGGTGCTGGAGGCTATCGAGGAAGCGGAAGCGAGCGTCCGCAGCGCCGAGCGACCGTTCGGGCGCCTGCGGGTGAGTTGCCCGGTCGCTTTTGGCCAATACCGGATCGTGCCCAGGGTGAAAGAGTTTCTCGATCGCTACCCAGATATTGAACTGGATCTGACGATGACCGACGGGTTCGTCGATTTGATCGAAGCAGGGGCGGAGTTGGCCATCCGCATTGGGCTACTCGAAGACAGCTCCCTGGTGGCCCACCGCATCGGCACGACGCGCCGGGTCACCGTCGGATCGGCGGCCTATTTTGCCGGGGCCGGGGAACCTCGCACCCTCGAGGATCTGACCCGGCACAACTGCCTGGTTTACACACACCTGGCGACGGGCAACACCTGGTCATTTGAGAGCCAGAGCGGACCGGTGCAGGTGAAAGTGCGCGGCAATTTTCAATGCAACAATTCCGCAGCGATCCGCGAGGCGGTGCTGGCGGGTCTCGGTGTCGCCGTTTCGCCTGTCTGGCTGTTTGGGGAGGATCTGGACCGGGGGGTACTCCAGGTCGTGTTGCACGATTTTCAACCGCCGCCGCTGCCCATCCACGCGGTCTATCTCAAAGACCGCTACCAACCGGCCCGGGTCCGCTGTTTCGTCGA harbors:
- a CDS encoding DUF1816 domain-containing protein, which codes for MQRSHFTENTMAWWLEIATDEPYLYLFGPFESPEEAEAAVPRHRADLISEGWQVLSATVSSKGPSGAFLVA
- the mdh gene encoding malate dehydrogenase, whose protein sequence is MAARSCRESKVSILGAGNVGSALAQRLIQGNVADVVLLDIVEGRPQGITLDLLEACGVEGHTCRITGTNDYAQTAGSDVLVVAAGFARQPGMSRDDLLLTNTRIVFEVTQKAVAHSPEATVVVVTNPLDAMSHVAWRASGLVPERVMGMAGVLDAARFETFIAWELGFSVRDIRAMVLGGHGDLMVPLPRYTTISGVPLTQLLSSARIDALIERTRTGGAEIVHLLKRGGAYYAPAAAAARMIETLLGDERRLLPVAAYLSGEYGLRNIHMGVPVILSRHGVERVVELTLETEEKAALYRSAHTIRASLDQIAHLMPANQPPSAV
- a CDS encoding Coenzyme F420 hydrogenase/dehydrogenase, beta subunit C-terminal domain; translation: MTQAPIGPAYPLLQNRTCSNCGLCFHAQFEAHVEEICPFEDDRVSEREVQLHGRSRRLSGDELYFGVFRSMHAARLSTPRPDSQTGGAVSTLLERLLDSGKVEAVLTTRRNPDNTGTPVLVRHAAELAHTGGSRWDLAPILDLVPEVKRQGIRRLAVVGVGCQVSALRAIEAQLGLEKLYVVGLVCTDNMTFANWQRLIKTTSRSPRTVKKLEFMADFRIWFWHENGAIEKVSYFEMPMDKLRGCFPQACLSCFDQTNGLADLSVGYMAADIGWQWFLVRNEQGEALFNLLRDDLEMGRFTDRGNRSEAMKQILRYLGKPAITLPSLLAQLFTWQVEHFGPRGLEFARLAVENKQTRNWYYLKTHRPDKLKKLIPRHVQAILDQYRLK
- the cobJ gene encoding precorrin-3B C(17)-methyltransferase, with the translated sequence MTQPKPVYLIAPTTAGRKLAQALQALLPEAMLWKRPLGELESAWREAGQLVFVLAVGAVVRLIAPLLADKRTDPGVVVIDEAGRFAVSVSAGHIGGADALAERIAALLSATAVLTGAGGRHGLPPVDLLGKAYGWQAGEASDWNRVAALVAAGEPVQVVQECGLDLWRAALPESHPFVDTAAAAGRLWISHRLPTAGTLPTVCWHPRVIWLGVGCERGIAADFLEQSIRQALAGAGLAFEAVAGIASLDIKADEAGLLAVAERHGWPVRFFDAATLARCPVPNPSQAVADCVGTPSVAEAAALLAGEALQLAAPKRVFKAAGAGACTVAAAVAIQEFNPAPGRLLLIGSGPGALDQITPAARAALGAAQVVIGYQLYIDLIRPLLAPTQIVETSPITQEVARAERAIALARRGLAVAVISSGDAGIYGMAGLVFERLARGGWNGQAPAVDVLPGITALQAAAARVGAPLMHDFCAISLSDLLTPWQTICTRLEAAARADFVVALYNPRSASRTQQIAQAREILLAHRDPATPVALVRCAYRPDEQVSLHTLADLPLESVDMLTTVLIGNRATFRRGDRLITPRGYPHP
- a CDS encoding S41 family peptidase — encoded protein: MQKFVAALFALVLALGAVRPVTAYPPIARDQPDLAIDGTTRATVIEKMLAALERGYVFPEVATRLVADIRRRVHKQEYENIASARILAAVLTDNLQQLSRDRHLRVVYSHKPLSTLQQPAQAERFNSWRNHGFQKVERLAGNIGYLELHGFVTPAQAAETAAAAMRFVAYTDALIIDLRANGGGSPRMVALLSSYLLEGKPVHLNTIYARPNDSKSETWTSADLPSPRFLDKEVYLLTSRKTFSAAEEFAYNLKALGRVTIVGETTAGGAHPGSLERLDEHFGVFIPYARSVNPITGTNWEGTGVAPDIAVPAELALKTAHIAAMEKVLARSSDEFASDDLRKSIAAAQVELDELKKKLASVPSGRMQHSARIDAG
- a CDS encoding AIPR family protein, with protein sequence MIPEVAVAQLYIIGGRTIMDRISESLLNEFSAVHGITLLPEEKRFEHFASYVTVKRHHSETFDTEDLVMGAGGDTGIDGIAIIVNGSLITDVESFEQLAEKAGNLDVLFVFVQAERSASFEAAKIGTFGFGVIDFFKESGHSMIRSERISASAEIMTAIYKRSSKFNRSNPACWLNYVTTGKWVGDTVLEARRSAVVSDLKGTGLFSKVEFVPVDAEELQRLYRQTKNAVSREFLFTNRTVVPEVPGVSEAYLGFLPVSEFIKLLQDDNGEIIGGLFYDNVRDWQDYNQVNSEIKATLESEASDRFVLMNNGVTIIANKVQPTGNKFYIEDYQIVNGCQTSHVLFNNRDKLNDRVMVPVRLIGTQDEGITNAIIRATNRQTEVKEEQFFALQEFPKELELYFQSFPDSHKLYYERRSRQYDRLSIEKTRIVVPSNLVKAVAAMFLGEPHRTTRNYGAISSKVSKDIFVKGHKMEPYYTAALCLYKLEYVFRNRRLEPKYKPARFHILLAARMLVNSDPLPQWNSREMERYCNPIMEILWDGVKADELMTRAAAIIDEVAADNFHRDNIRTEPFTRKVVERCTDANKVVRSGGQ
- a CDS encoding enoyl-CoA hydratase/isomerase family protein, producing the protein MATVQPEYFSKYENLIFTRDEQGILTVRMHTQGGPLVFTGKTHREFVDAFYDISRDRDNRVVILTGTGNAWMDQIDFASLGDVTNPREWDKTYWEGKKVLQNLLDIEVPVITAVNGPALLHTEYILTSDIVLAAQSAVFQDMPHLNAGIVPGDGVHVLWPLVLGPSRGRYFLLTQQKLTAQEALDLGVVNEMLPDEKLMERAQQLAEQLAHQPTLTLRYTRVALTQRLKRLVSEGLGYGLVLEGITATDLRNAS
- a CDS encoding LysR family transcriptional regulator: MDRIACMRSFVRAVETGSFSAVAREMATTQPTVSKQIAALEEHLGARLLVRSTRRLGPTEEGERYYRQCRRVLEAIEEAEASVRSAERPFGRLRVSCPVAFGQYRIVPRVKEFLDRYPDIELDLTMTDGFVDLIEAGAELAIRIGLLEDSSLVAHRIGTTRRVTVGSAAYFAGAGEPRTLEDLTRHNCLVYTHLATGNTWSFESQSGPVQVKVRGNFQCNNSAAIREAVLAGLGVAVSPVWLFGEDLDRGVLQVVLHDFQPPPLPIHAVYLKDRYQPARVRCFVDFLAAAFRGDPWVCSQGPWPEKSPAFVRELVG